From the Solanum pennellii chromosome 4, SPENNV200 genome, one window contains:
- the LOC107017587 gene encoding thyroid receptor-interacting protein 11 isoform X3, translating into MMTLLLGKSYFQERLAMITLISSRVRFRPEAKELSSVEEEVELNEYSDLTAGFDGSSNTSESLYAEKHDSSSAHETDSQGMQSEKGNKSDSQAMAQSSSSLHGWASDCSMDNELAISYEENNRLRASLEMAESSIFELKLEVSTLQSQANELGSETEKFSQLLTAEISSSEELAKEVSVLQSECSNFKDCIERLRTLKSSCQNHGDEGCGADSGRLVQDPQVRWMKGISVVEDRIKELQNKVCLGFYERDYRFLHSELEALLQIVQEVKLGARDEMSLLNKVTSVDVKETRATDLPNTELPLPGLGLELDLCTPENLLHHIGIPPLVSQGTDSTVAIDAMKAKIFDLVREVDEAKVERENLLRKMDQMECYYEALVQELEENQKQMLAELQNLRNEHSTCLYTLSSSKAEMELLQQDMSQRVLQLADERRDLDALNKELERRAATSEAALKRARLNYSIAVDKLQKDLELLSSQVVSMFETNENLIKQAIPEPSQSQFLGYADVVQNLEEYDNTEQLQSKDQHVIARKLTLGGDVLTDDLKRSLCLQEELYRKVEEELGEMHSVNLHLDIFSRVLLETVFEANANAGMMKRDMYELAQHLEASNLNKELMAIRLQAALEDVHILHEEKASCILRCSDLVLENQSLEAELASLSKANCLLTEKVMELEAIMVQHKETQNRYEACVGENVALSTSLKQELLNNSRLQDEISHLKDDLLTVRANSEDLASSNENLHEDISFVQGKLAGMLVSYEKELSLLCNSSSHEMDLRDIRGLTIQLEEVQYSLSSKILHLMQEKQNLESEKSVAEVSLKASRSEIIYMKQKYKKDIQSMVAKFDVSTALVEKLQVELESVTNKLHLNSEVEEKYAQQNRELLDDLAAFEVELQNLVSKNGHISREIFGLDSIANELDQNDLTISELVQEKEDLMTCLHDKSEEFAKLTSEVSHLRDKLQDELQLERGLKDKLEGSVQNLTLQLNQKDDRLLDLEKQIAELVHFRQLASELEIEKSRLSHLLQQHDEHAAQLQEELSCVSGLEGSVRDLTSQLNVKHDRLLDLEKQNAEMVHFRQLASDLEVEKSRLDQLLQQSGEHITKLQEEMSCLSGLEDSVQGLTSQLNEKNDRLLDLEKQNAELSELVHFRQLASELGVEKSRVDQLLQQRDEHVAKLQEELCRVSGLECSVRDLTSQLNEKHDRLLDLEKQHAELVSFRQLAADFEVEKCRLHQLVLQRDEHVAKLQNDLSCVSGLESSVRDLTSQLNEKNEKLLDLEKQNADLVHFRQLASELGMEKSRLDNLLQQRSKQMEKLQLEVSYISDLRRYMLEIQEYAIASDVKFTVAMSHCETLNLEFVRQVKSSDGSTAELQKRCHDLQANLNQCLANEACSIKENKELLQSLSSVRSDLEASIAQNNVLSDAKYVNTVKLEEYKKEMTILEDSLLENNNHHALEVEKLKNELANAEEELNYLSLSKEELEIMVIVLRGKLDELHPHTILQENNIYEMVTLQSQCDKLTHKCNELTHKLSEQALKTEEFKNLSIHLKELKDKADAECLQVREKRESEGPPVAMQESLRIVFIKEQYESKFQELKQQVSISKKHGEDMLLKLQDALDEIESRKRSEALHLRKNEDLALKILSLESELQSLLSDKREIVKDHDRIKAELECALLSLECCKEEKEKLEITLQERAREYSRIAAELTSTREELMNVTSSVVSKRENGQMSKVELAPNETNVNPSPDATPREDSSDAWNVKETTLFMDDRGEESSSPVKLLLSPDAASVGVHATTGDAPQEGYSPPSNGRQIDFSSEQFASRNFRSSMEHLHEELERMKRENSLIPEDHYSDQGFEIFQSELVQLHKANEELRSMFPTFKDTATTGNALERVLALEIELAEALKAKNKPSMFQSSFLKQHSDDEAIFKSFRDINELIKEMLEIKEKQVAKENELREMHDRYSQLSLQFAEVEGERQKLKMTLKNVRASRTKLIQLNRSSSSIVDSPS; encoded by the exons ATGATGACCCTGTTACTGGGAAAGTCCTATTTTCAGGAGAGACTGGCCATGATCACATTGATAAG TTCAAGGGTCAGATTCAGACCAGAGGCTAAAGAACTCTCTTCTGTTGAGGAGGAAGTGGAACTAAACGAATATTCCGACTTGACAGCTGGATTTGATGGCTCATCCAATACTTCAGAGAGTCTATACGCCGAAAAGCATGATTCATCGAGTGCACATGAAACTGATAGTCAAGGCATGCAGTCAGAGAAAGGTAATAAATCTGACAGTCAAGCAATGGCCCAGAGTAGTAGTTCACTTCATGGATGGGCGTCAGACTGCTCAATGGATAATGAATTGGCAATTTCTTATGAGGAGAATAATAGACTTAGAGCAAGCCTGGAAATGGCAGAATCATCAATTTTTGAGCTGAAGCTGGAGGTAAGCACTCTGCAAAGTCAAGCTAATGAATTGGGCTCTGAAACAGAAAAGTTTTCTCAGCTACTTACTGCTGAGATATCCTCTAGTGAAGAGTTGGCAAAAGAGGTGTCTGTCCTTCAATCAGAATGTTCAAATTTCAAAGATTGTATTGAAAGACTAAGAACTTTGAAATCTAGCTGTCAAAATCATGGTGATGAAGGTTGTGGTGCTGATTCTGGCCGCTTAGTTCAAGATCCACAGGTTAGATGGATGAAAGGAATTTCAGTGGTTGAAGATAGAATCAAAGAACTTCAAAATAAGGTTTGTCTTGGATTCTATGAAAGAGACTACAGGTTTCTTCATTCGGAATTGGAGGCATTGCTTCAAATTGTACAGGAGGTCAAACTAGGAGCAAGAGATGAGATGTCATTGCTAAATAAAGTAACATCAGTGGATGTAAAGGAGACTAGAGCAACAGATTTACCCAATACCGAATTGCCGTTGCCAGGGCTTGGGTTGGAATTGGATCTTTGTACACCAGAAAATTTGCTTCATCATATTGGCATACCTCCACTGGTTTCTCAAGGAACTGATTCCACTGTTGCTATTGATGCAATGAAAGCCAAAATTTTTGATCTGGTAAGAGAAGTGGATGAGGCGAAGGTTGAAAGGGAAAATCTGTTGAGAAAAATGGATCAGATGGAGTGTTACTATGAAGCTCTTGTCCAAGAGCTCGAGGAAAATCAGAAGCAAATGCTGGCAGAGTTGCAGAATCTAAGGAATGAACATTCAACTTGCCTTTATACCTTATCGAGTAGCAAAGCTGAAATGGAATTACTGCAACAAGATATGAGTCAACGTGTGTTACAGCTTGCTGATGAGAGACGTGATTTGGATGCACTTAATAAGGAGCTTGAGAGAAGAGCCGCTACTTCAGAAGCAGCTCTGAAAAGAGCCCGCCTGAATTATTCTATTGCAGTAGATAAGCTGCAAAAGGATTTGGAGCTTCTTTCCTCACAGGTTGTATCCATGTTTGAGACTAATGAGAACCTCATCAAGCAAGCCATCCCAGAACCTTCACAATCACAATTCCTTGGGTATGCAGATGTTGTTCAGAATTTAGAAGAGTATGACAATACCGAGCAGTTGCAGTCTAAGGATCAACATGTGATTGCAAGGAAACTAACACTCGGTGGAGATGTCCTTACTGATGACTTGAAAAGATCACTCTGCTTGCAGGAGGAGCTTTACAGGaaggttgaagaagaacttGGTGAAATGCATTCAGTTAACTTGCACTTGGATATATTCTCCAGAGTGTTACTTGAAACTGTGTTTGAAGCTAATGCTAATGCTGGAATGATGAAAAGAGATATGTATGAACTTGCTCAGCACTTGGAGGCGTCAAATCTCAACAAGGAGCTGATGGCTATAAGATTGCAGGCTGCTTTGGAAGATGTTCACATTTTGCATGAGGAGAAAGCTAGTTGCATCCTCCGATGCAGCGATCTTGTTCTGGAGAATCAATCTTTGGAAGCTGAACTCGCGAGTCTTTCAAAGGCGAACTGTCTCCTCACTGAGAAGGTCATGGAGTTGGAAGCAATCATGGTGCAACATAAAGAAACTCAGAATAGATATGAAGCTTGCGTGGGAGAAAATGTAGCACTCTCCACTTCATTGAAGCAGGAATTGTTGAACAACAGTAGGCTTCAAGATGAGATTTCACATCTGAAGGATGATTTGCTAACTGTCAGAGCCAATTCAGAGGACTTGGCTTCCTCAAATGAAAATCTTCATGAAGATATTAGCTTTGTGCAGGGTAAGTTGGCTGGTATGTTGGTTTCTTATGAGAAGGAACTATCTCTTCTATGCAATTCCTCTTCCCATGAGATGGATCTCAGGGATATAAGAGGTCTCACCATACAACTGGAAGAGGTGCAGTATAGTTTGTCTAGCAAGATCCTTCATCTTATGCAGGAGAAGCAAAATCTAGAAAGTGAAAAATCAGTTGCTGAGGTGTCTTTGAAAGCTAGTAGATCAGAAATAATTTACATGAAGCAAAAGTATAAAAAAGATATACAGAGTATGGTAGCTAAATTTGATGTGTCAACTGCCCTCGTGGAGAAACTTCAGGTTGAACTTGAATCTGTGACCAATAAACTTCACCTTAACtctgaagttgaagaaaaatatgcacaacaGAACAGGGAGCTTCTGGATGATCTTGCTGCCTTTGAAGTCGAGCTACAAAATTTAGTCTCGAAGAACGGGCATATTTCTCGAGAGATCTTTGGTTTGGACTCTATAGCTAATGAGCTTGATCAGAATGACTTAACCATTTCTGAGCTAGTACAAGAGAAGGAGGATCTCATGACCTGTCTACATGACAAGTCTGAGGAATTTGCCAAGCTTACGTCAGAAGTTAGTCATCTAAGAGACAAATTGCAAGATGAATTGCAACTTGAGAGAGGTCTTAAGGATAAACTAGAGGGTTCAGTGCAAAATCTTACTTTGCAGTTGAATCAGAAGGATGACAGGTTACTGGATTTGGAAAAGCAAATTGCTGAGTTGGTGCATTTCAGGCAGCTGGCATCAGAATTAGAGATTGAGAAATCTAGACTTAGTCATCTTTTGCAGCAGCATGATGAGCATGCAGCACAGCTTCAGGAGGAGTTATCCTGTGTGTCTGGTCTAGAGGGGTCTGTAAGAGATCTCACTTCTCAATTGAATGTGAAGCATGACAGGTTACTGGATTTGGAAAAGCAAAATGCTGAAATGGTGCATTTCAGGCAACTGGCATCAGATTTAGAAGTGGAAAAATCTAGACTTGATCAGCTTTTGCAGCAGAGCGGTGAACATATCACTAAGCTTCAAGAAGAGATGTCCTGTCTTTCTGGTTTAGAGGACTCAGTGCAAGGGCTTACTTCTCAACTGAACGAGAAGAATGACAGGTTACTGGATTTGGAAAAGCAAAATGCTGAGCTGTCTGAGCTGGTGCATTTCAGGCAGCTGGCATCAGAATTAGGAGTGGAGAAATCTAGAGTTGATCAGCTCTTGCAGCAGCGTGATGAGCATGTGGCAAAGCTTCAGGAAGAGTTGTGCCGTGTTTCTGGTTTAGAGTGCTCAGTCAGAGATCTTACTTCTCAATTGAATGAGAAGCATGACAGGTTGCTGGACTTGGAAAAGCAACACGCTGAACTGGTAAGTTTTAGGCAGCTGGCAGCAGATTTTGAAGTGGAGAAATGTAGACTTCACCAACTTGTGCTGCAGCGTGATGAGCATGTGGCTAAGCTTCAGAATGATTTGTCCTGTGTTTCTGGTTTAGAGAGCTCAGTGCGAGATCTTACTTCTCAATTGAACGAGAAGAATGAGAAGTTACTGGATTTGGAAAAGCAAAATGCTGATCTGGTGCATTTCAGGCAGTTGGCATCAGAGTTGGGAATGGAGAAATCTAGACTTGACAATCTTTTGCAGCAGCGTAGTAAGCAAATGGAGAAACTTCAGCTAGAGGTTTCCTATATTTCTGATCTTAGAAGGTACATGCTAGAAATACAAGAGTATGCCATAGCTTCTGATGTTAAGTTCACAGTAGCCATGAGCCACTGTGAAACACTTAATCTGGAATTTGTGCGGCAGGTTAAATCATCTGATGGGTCCACTGCCGAGCTTCAGAAGAGATGTCATGATTTACAGGCCAACTTGAATCAATGCCTTGCAAATGAGGCTTGTTCAATTAAAGAAAACAAGGAATTGCTACAATCTCTTTCTTCTGTTAGATCTGACTTAGAAGCTTCTATTGCTCAAAATAATGTTCTTTCAGATGCCAAGTATGTTAACACAGTGAAACTTGAGGAATACAAGAAGGAGATGACAATATTGGAGGATTCTCTCCTTGAAAATAATAATCACCATGCTCTTGAAGTGGAGAAGTTGAAGAACGAGCTGGCAAATGCTGAAGAAGAACTTAATTACTTGTCACTTTCCAAGGAGGAACTGGAGATCATGGTGATTGTGCTCCGAGGCAAATTAGATGAACTGCACCCCCACACGATCTTACAGGAGAACAACATATATGAAATGGTCACCTTGCAGTCTCAATGTGATAAACTCACCCACAAGTGTAATGAGCTTACTCACAAACTCTCTGAGCAAGCCTTGAAGACGGAAGAGTTCAAAAACTTATCCATCCATTTGAAGGAGCTCAAGGATAAGGCTGATGCAGAATGTCTCCAGGTTCGCGAGAAAAGAGAATCTGAAGGACCACCAGTAGCTATGCAAGAATCCTTACGAATAGTCTTTATAAAAGAGCAATATGAATCaaaattccaagagttgaagcaACAAGTTTCTATCTCCAAAAAGCACGGAGAAGATATGCTTCTGAAGTTACAGGATGCATTAGATGAAATCGAAAGCAGGAAGAGATCTGAAGCTTTGCACTTGAGGAAAAATGAAGACCTAGCTCTCAAAATCTTGTCTTTGGAATCTGAGTTACAGTCTCTGCTTTCTGATAAGCGTGAAATAGTGAAAGATCATGACAGAATAAAGGCAGAATTGGAGTGTGCTCTGCTAAGTCTAGAGTGTTGCAAGGAAGAGAAGGAAAAACTCGAAATAACTTTGCAAGAACGAGCCAGAGAATACTCCAGAATTGCAGCTGAACTTACTTCGACTAGAGAAGAGCTGATGAATGTCACATCTTCTGTTGTATCTAAGAGAGAAAATGGCCAGATGAGCAAAGTTGAACTTGCGCCTAATGAAACAAATGTAAATCCTTCTCCTGATGCCACACCTCGAGAGGATTCATCTGATGCTTGGAATGTGAAGGAAACAACCTTATTTATGGATGATAGAGGTGAAGAATCAAGCTCGCCAGTGAAACTTCTACTCAGTCCG GATGCTGCATCAGTAGGTGTTCATGCAACAACTGGCGATGCACCTCAAGAAGGTTACTCACCACCCAGCAATGGAAGGCAAATAGATTTCAGCAGTGAACAGTTTGCAAGCAGGAATTTTAGGTCTAGCATGGAACATCTACATGAAGAG TTGGAAAGGATGAAACGTGAAAACTCTCTCATCCCTGAGGACCATTATTCTGATCA